One part of the Luteolibacter flavescens genome encodes these proteins:
- a CDS encoding DapH/DapD/GlmU-related protein, translated as MPLFNTRAIEDFPIGNILLRDHHAALTGEGLAAGSRGHFRTHPHAWLTAEDVALLTSEVTTLVDDRSTPLAWFGDVPNVSKSVVAKTSFLIVHPWDLLRANEQYVGTLSEKKIEGDIHPNAVIEGTIHLGPGSRILPGVFIEGNVVIGANCKIGPNCYIRGSTSIGDKCHVGNAVEIKNSILLSGTNVGHLSYVGDSVLGEKVNFGAGTVTSNLRHDGKNHRTEVDGSLVDTGRRKFGCIVGDGVHTGINTSIYPGRKLWAGTSTRPGEVVQRDITGNA; from the coding sequence ATGCCTCTCTTCAACACACGCGCCATCGAGGACTTTCCGATCGGGAACATCTTGCTCCGCGATCATCACGCCGCCCTGACTGGTGAAGGGCTTGCGGCTGGAAGCCGCGGCCACTTCCGCACGCATCCGCATGCCTGGCTGACGGCGGAGGATGTGGCGTTGCTGACGTCCGAGGTCACGACATTGGTCGATGACCGCAGCACGCCGCTGGCTTGGTTCGGCGATGTGCCAAACGTCTCGAAGTCGGTTGTGGCGAAGACCTCGTTCCTCATCGTGCATCCGTGGGACCTGCTGCGGGCGAACGAGCAGTATGTCGGCACGCTTTCCGAGAAGAAGATCGAAGGCGATATCCATCCGAATGCGGTGATCGAGGGAACGATCCATCTCGGCCCCGGCTCGCGGATCTTGCCCGGCGTTTTCATCGAGGGGAACGTGGTCATCGGCGCGAACTGCAAGATCGGTCCGAACTGCTACATCCGCGGGTCCACATCCATCGGCGACAAGTGCCACGTCGGCAATGCGGTCGAGATCAAGAACTCGATCCTCCTTTCGGGGACGAACGTCGGGCACCTCAGCTACGTCGGCGATTCCGTGCTGGGCGAGAAGGTGAACTTCGGCGCTGGCACCGTAACCTCGAACCTCCGCCACGACGGCAAGAACCACCGCACCGAGGTGGATGGCTCGCTTGTCGATACGGGCCGCCGCAAGTTCGGCTGCATCGTCGGTGATGGCGTCCATACCGGCATCAATACTTCCATCTACCCTGGCCGAAAATTGTGGGCCGGCACCAGCACCCGCCCCGGGGAAGTCGTCCAGCGCGACATCACCGGAAATGCCTGA
- a CDS encoding TIM barrel protein yields the protein MPVRAIACVFLYLLLCLTGRGANPFFAMDPGISGEPEAVAGTLDALGYDGLGGSGHEVSALRGRLEARGLRLWNVYLTLDFPAGEPALTPEIRKLVGDLKGHDSTLWIAVRKVAGGDDVAVAALREIADHASLAGVKVSLYPHAGHWLEMFSDASRIASVVDRGNVGITFNLCHWLKVEGDVDPLPAISREAARLQFVTINGADKGDTKSMGWDRLIQPLGQGTYDTAGFIRRLQDEAKWHGPVGLQAYGVKGDQRENLRRSMSAWRKMNGLLDGKIFTGYQGWFRCEGDGSGNGWHHYAVDGKFEPGHSHIEMWPDVSELGPGERHATAFRYADGSVAEVFSSVHPDTIRRHFRWMREHGIDGAFLQRFATNARDPRSRDPMDRVLSHVRDAAKEEGREWSLMYDLSGLKPEDFPSVIEDWQRLKVGGDPAYLKYRHRPLVTLWGLGFNDRPPALAEWEKLIRFFKGEGLSVMLGVPCYWRTLDRDTIQDAKLHELIALADIVSPWSVGRFGTPQDAEARRGALLEPDLAWCRVRGLDYLPVIFPGFSWQNLEKSRGRDAKFDMIPRLGGRFLWGQATAARQAGSRSLYVAMFDEMDEGTAIFKTTGNPPVGASRFLAEPDVRSDHYLWLTGEIGKMLRGDIAISPGLPKR from the coding sequence ATGCCAGTCCGTGCCATCGCTTGCGTTTTCCTGTATCTGCTCCTCTGCCTCACGGGCAGGGGAGCGAATCCATTCTTCGCGATGGACCCCGGCATCTCCGGTGAGCCGGAGGCGGTGGCCGGGACCTTGGACGCGCTTGGCTATGATGGTCTCGGTGGCAGCGGTCATGAGGTATCCGCGCTCAGAGGAAGGCTGGAGGCGCGCGGGCTGCGCTTGTGGAATGTTTACCTGACCCTCGATTTTCCCGCCGGGGAGCCTGCGCTCACCCCGGAGATCAGGAAGCTGGTCGGGGATTTGAAGGGGCATGACTCCACGCTGTGGATCGCCGTTCGCAAGGTGGCGGGAGGAGATGACGTGGCCGTGGCTGCGCTGCGGGAGATCGCCGACCACGCCTCCCTGGCGGGCGTGAAGGTGTCCCTCTACCCCCATGCAGGCCACTGGCTGGAGATGTTTTCCGATGCGTCGAGAATCGCCTCGGTCGTGGATCGCGGCAACGTCGGCATCACCTTCAATCTCTGCCACTGGCTGAAGGTGGAGGGCGACGTCGATCCGCTCCCGGCGATTTCGCGAGAGGCGGCGCGCTTGCAATTTGTCACCATCAACGGTGCCGACAAGGGTGACACGAAGTCGATGGGATGGGACCGGCTGATCCAACCGCTCGGGCAGGGGACCTATGACACTGCAGGATTCATCCGGCGGTTGCAGGATGAAGCGAAGTGGCACGGGCCGGTGGGCCTGCAGGCTTACGGCGTGAAAGGCGATCAGCGGGAGAACCTTCGCCGCTCGATGTCAGCGTGGCGAAAGATGAACGGGCTGCTGGATGGCAAGATCTTCACCGGCTACCAAGGGTGGTTCCGTTGTGAGGGCGACGGCTCCGGCAATGGCTGGCATCACTATGCGGTGGATGGGAAGTTCGAGCCTGGGCATTCGCACATCGAGATGTGGCCGGATGTGAGCGAGCTTGGTCCCGGCGAGCGACACGCCACGGCCTTCCGTTATGCGGATGGCTCGGTGGCGGAGGTCTTCAGCTCGGTACATCCTGATACGATCCGGCGGCATTTCCGCTGGATGCGCGAGCACGGGATCGACGGTGCATTCCTCCAGCGCTTCGCCACGAACGCTCGCGATCCGCGCTCTCGCGATCCCATGGATCGGGTGCTTTCACACGTCCGTGATGCCGCGAAAGAGGAAGGCCGGGAATGGTCGCTGATGTATGACCTCTCCGGGCTGAAGCCGGAGGACTTCCCGAGCGTGATTGAGGACTGGCAGCGGCTGAAGGTAGGCGGCGACCCTGCTTACCTGAAGTATCGTCACCGGCCCCTGGTCACGCTGTGGGGACTCGGCTTCAATGATCGCCCACCCGCGCTTGCGGAGTGGGAGAAGCTCATCCGCTTTTTCAAGGGCGAGGGGCTCTCGGTGATGCTCGGCGTCCCGTGCTACTGGCGCACGCTGGATCGCGATACGATCCAGGATGCGAAGCTGCATGAGCTGATCGCGCTCGCGGACATCGTCAGCCCGTGGTCGGTTGGTCGCTTCGGGACACCGCAGGATGCCGAGGCTCGTCGCGGTGCCCTGCTGGAGCCGGATCTGGCGTGGTGCAGGGTGCGGGGCCTGGACTATCTCCCGGTGATCTTTCCCGGGTTCAGTTGGCAGAATCTGGAGAAGAGCCGCGGACGCGATGCAAAATTCGACATGATCCCGCGGCTCGGCGGGCGATTCCTCTGGGGCCAGGCTACCGCCGCCCGGCAGGCCGGGTCGCGCTCGCTGTATGTCGCGATGTTTGACGAAATGGACGAGGGTACGGCGATCTTCAAGACGACGGGCAATCCGCCGGTCGGGGCCAGCCGGTTTCTCGCCGAGCCCGACGTGAGATCGGACCACTACCTGTGGCTCACCGGAGAAATCGGAAAGATGCTGCGCGGAGACATTGCCATATCTCCCGGGTTGCCAAAGCGATGA
- a CDS encoding NAD-dependent deacylase — protein sequence MKIVVLTGAGISAESGVPTFRGSDGLWEGHRVEDVASPEGFARDSQLVHEFYNGRRRKVQEVEPNAAHHALAKLGRARGVDLTLVTQNIDDLHERAGSHEVLHMHGELLKARCKECGVVVPCREDLSRASICPACRGIDCMRPHVVWFGEMPFGLDEISAAISSADQFVAIGTSGRVYPAASFVTWARHSGVPTLELNLEESAASGVFHESRRGRAGELVPAWVEGVISAAKDLS from the coding sequence ATGAAAATCGTGGTGCTGACAGGGGCCGGGATCTCTGCGGAATCGGGCGTGCCCACTTTCCGCGGCAGCGATGGCCTGTGGGAGGGGCATCGCGTCGAGGATGTCGCGTCGCCGGAAGGATTTGCCCGGGATTCGCAGCTCGTGCACGAGTTCTACAACGGCCGCCGGCGAAAGGTGCAGGAGGTGGAGCCGAATGCCGCCCACCATGCCCTCGCCAAGCTTGGCCGTGCCCGCGGGGTGGATCTCACCCTGGTCACTCAAAATATCGACGATCTCCACGAGCGCGCCGGGTCGCACGAGGTGCTGCACATGCACGGCGAGTTGCTCAAAGCGCGCTGCAAGGAGTGCGGCGTGGTCGTCCCGTGCCGCGAGGATCTCAGCCGCGCCTCCATCTGCCCGGCATGCCGGGGTATCGATTGCATGCGGCCCCACGTCGTCTGGTTCGGCGAGATGCCATTCGGGCTGGATGAGATCTCGGCGGCGATTTCCTCGGCGGATCAATTTGTCGCGATCGGCACCTCGGGCCGGGTGTATCCGGCGGCTTCCTTCGTCACGTGGGCGCGGCATTCCGGCGTCCCCACGCTGGAGCTGAATCTGGAGGAAAGTGCCGCGAGCGGGGTTTTTCATGAGAGCCGGCGCGGCCGGGCGGGGGAACTGGTGCCGGCCTGGGTGGAAGGTGTGATCTCGGCCGCCAAGGATCTGAGTTGA
- the tal gene encoding transaldolase: MSATQLDQLKQFTTVVADTGDFESMKAYKPQDATTNPSLILQAAAKPEYKHLVEKAVAEHKDSGLTGDALVESILDRILILFGLEILKIVPGRVSTEVDARLSFDTEGTVAKAHQLIDAYAKEGISKDRILIKIASTWEGIKAAEILEKEGIHCNLTLLFSFAQAVACAEAGVQLISPFVGRILDWYKASTGQTYEGDADPGVVSVKQIYTYYKKFGYKTEVMGASFRNTGEITSLAGCDLLTISPGLLAELAASTEPLERRLSPEASASADLEKVSFDEKSFRFALNEDAMATEKTAQGIRAFSADIVKLEKLVQELL; encoded by the coding sequence ATGAGCGCCACGCAACTCGATCAACTCAAGCAGTTCACCACCGTCGTCGCCGACACCGGCGATTTCGAGTCGATGAAGGCCTACAAGCCGCAGGACGCGACCACGAATCCCTCGCTGATCCTCCAGGCTGCCGCGAAGCCGGAATACAAGCACCTCGTGGAGAAAGCCGTGGCCGAGCACAAGGACTCCGGCCTCACCGGCGACGCACTCGTCGAGTCCATCCTGGACCGCATCCTGATCCTCTTCGGCCTTGAGATCCTCAAGATCGTCCCCGGCCGCGTCTCGACCGAGGTCGATGCCCGCCTGTCCTTCGACACCGAGGGCACCGTCGCCAAGGCGCACCAACTGATCGACGCCTACGCCAAGGAAGGCATCTCGAAGGACCGCATCCTCATCAAGATCGCCTCCACTTGGGAAGGCATCAAGGCTGCCGAGATCCTCGAAAAGGAAGGCATCCACTGCAATCTCACCCTGCTCTTCTCCTTCGCCCAGGCCGTCGCCTGCGCCGAGGCCGGCGTGCAGCTCATCTCGCCTTTCGTGGGCCGCATCCTCGACTGGTACAAGGCCTCCACCGGCCAGACCTACGAGGGTGATGCCGACCCGGGCGTGGTCTCGGTGAAGCAGATCTACACCTACTACAAGAAGTTCGGCTACAAGACCGAGGTCATGGGTGCCTCCTTCCGCAATACCGGCGAAATCACCAGCCTCGCCGGCTGCGACCTGCTCACCATCAGCCCGGGCCTGCTTGCCGAGCTTGCAGCCTCGACCGAGCCACTCGAGCGCCGCCTGTCCCCGGAAGCATCCGCTTCCGCCGATCTGGAGAAGGTCAGCTTCGACGAGAAGTCCTTCCGCTTCGCCCTCAACGAGGACGCGATGGCCACCGAAAAGACCGCCCAAGGCATCCGCGCCTTCTCCGCTGACATCGTGAAGCTGGAGAAGCTCGTCCAAGAGCTACTCTAA
- the glmM gene encoding phosphoglucosamine mutase: MKLFGTDGIRGRANEFPITPEVALRAGKAVAQVLRSSGHNRNRVVIGKDTRISGYMLETALTSGLVSMGMDVLLPGPLPTPAIAHLTKSMGAAAGIMLTASHNPYEDNGLKIFGPDGYKLSDALEEIIERHILGDEPEPRAMSPEKIGKAYRIDDARGRYIEFAKHTADNVSLHGLKIVVDCGHGAAYSIAPLIFKELGAEVIKHGCEPDGININAKCGALYPETAGDLVRLHGADLGISFDGDADRVIFTDATGTPVSGDRILALAALSLHEQGRLRGNRMACTVMSNLGLHEAMRRAGIEVLTTAVGDRNVIEALREKGGSFGGENSGHLIFADHATTGDGILSALQVLRVMKEKKATLAELAACMREFPQELVNLKVAAKPPLNTLPGLQKLMQEADAAFGDAGRQLIRYSGTENKIRILVEHRDSDAVQEWVEKFTKAVKEDIGVAV, translated from the coding sequence ATGAAGCTTTTCGGCACCGACGGCATCCGTGGCAGGGCAAATGAATTCCCCATCACCCCGGAAGTGGCGCTGCGTGCCGGCAAGGCAGTGGCCCAGGTGCTGCGCTCGTCGGGCCACAACCGCAACCGCGTGGTCATCGGCAAGGACACCCGCATTTCCGGCTACATGCTGGAGACCGCGCTGACCTCTGGCCTGGTCTCGATGGGCATGGACGTGCTGCTGCCGGGCCCGCTGCCGACTCCGGCGATCGCCCACCTGACGAAGTCGATGGGTGCCGCCGCGGGCATCATGCTCACGGCCTCGCACAATCCCTACGAGGACAATGGCCTGAAGATCTTCGGGCCGGATGGATACAAGCTTTCCGACGCGCTGGAGGAAATCATCGAGCGCCACATCCTCGGTGACGAGCCGGAGCCGCGCGCGATGTCGCCGGAGAAGATCGGCAAAGCCTACCGCATCGACGATGCCCGCGGCCGCTACATCGAATTCGCCAAGCATACCGCGGACAATGTCTCTCTGCACGGCTTGAAGATCGTGGTCGATTGCGGTCATGGTGCTGCCTATTCCATCGCACCCCTCATCTTCAAGGAGCTGGGCGCCGAGGTCATCAAGCACGGCTGCGAGCCGGACGGCATCAATATCAATGCGAAGTGCGGCGCGCTCTACCCGGAGACGGCGGGCGATCTGGTCCGCCTGCACGGGGCCGATCTCGGCATTTCCTTCGATGGCGATGCCGATCGTGTTATCTTCACCGATGCCACGGGCACCCCGGTTTCCGGCGACCGCATCCTCGCCCTTGCCGCACTCTCGCTGCACGAGCAAGGACGCCTCCGCGGAAATCGCATGGCCTGCACCGTGATGAGCAATCTGGGCCTGCACGAGGCGATGCGCCGCGCGGGCATCGAGGTGCTGACCACGGCGGTGGGCGACCGCAATGTCATCGAGGCGCTGCGTGAAAAGGGCGGCTCCTTCGGTGGTGAGAATTCCGGTCACCTGATCTTCGCCGATCACGCCACCACGGGCGACGGCATACTCAGCGCGCTGCAGGTGCTGCGTGTGATGAAGGAGAAGAAGGCGACCCTTGCCGAGCTCGCCGCCTGCATGCGCGAGTTCCCGCAGGAGCTGGTGAATCTCAAGGTGGCCGCGAAGCCGCCGCTCAATACCTTGCCTGGCCTGCAGAAGCTCATGCAGGAAGCCGATGCCGCCTTTGGCGACGCCGGCCGCCAGCTCATTCGCTACTCCGGCACGGAGAACAAGATCCGCATCCTGGTGGAGCACCGCGACTCCGATGCCGTGCAGGAGTGGGTGGAGAAGTTCACGAAGGCGGTGAAAGAGGATATCGGGGTGGCGGTGTGA
- a CDS encoding tetratricopeptide repeat protein, whose translation MAPTYWSIALAAASLAAPVTPTKDPVPLPDSVAALSDESYAVREKATRELWALGDKALPDLERAMESKDPEAAVRARELVRKIQLGILPDSSPKIVAEVMRYDRGSVDEKRAAIAELKRQRAFRQILKLYALEKNTDTLAMLEETVRGVAVEAARDCLSSEQPDLAGAFAYLDMARPESPELMAKAALHRATGTLDQELEKAKNLEGEAGSLWRYALLACAGRLPEAAEEAEKAGLEQAAARLHLLSGDPLPWLHTAGPAPQMQAAAGFQRYREFAILTAEGKPIPPEIGRELRRQARGGDVEDQSKELRLLFLTGDVAEAEKRLVELDPCAAFYYFEATERIEEALKALGLDPEKPDYKGWAAKRFRTLPDEDSEGTEVGELATLGYFLEHRGLTAELDDAFLAPLLELSQADQEIYIGTLNRLFRGPFTYVNSIATVQPVLKSVAQFAGDDEVRWGLAVSNLFDFLDDPDRLWSWTARLDPTLDHTERLEWMCRIFDLLPDTKGDRARFIDLSWKAIEKEEAGARRPMVELMTSLDDHLGDKENTLRCIEALELNDNIYMLRQKGRAQATLGKWKDAAATWMKVVETEPSQAVDRIRASICLRLSGDVEAADAQEKRAEMLALGEVQTQFGCADELAVAGDFERASRWWMRAGAECTRGAAYFPDLMPRLADDAQARGDWRMMAALSEAQAFSQASASGGNYRISPTFSMSASLQARIDAGVARAMANLQKDRAAASAEIERWAALPYAENAMADHFFAAMRVEGLTKLHDDIFQRMWTSVTKRIEQFPECDNSRNSAAWLASRASRNLDEAEAFLTKALERHPLQAAYLDTMAEVEFARGDREKAVEFSTRSLKGGALDFQLIRQHRRFVEGPFPPK comes from the coding sequence GTGGCACCGACATATTGGAGCATCGCGCTGGCAGCCGCTTCGCTGGCCGCACCGGTGACCCCGACGAAGGACCCCGTGCCGCTCCCGGACTCGGTGGCCGCGCTTTCCGATGAATCCTACGCGGTGCGCGAGAAGGCGACCCGCGAGCTCTGGGCTCTGGGCGACAAGGCCCTGCCGGATCTGGAGAGAGCCATGGAGTCAAAGGACCCCGAGGCCGCGGTGAGGGCCCGAGAACTGGTGCGGAAGATCCAGCTCGGCATCCTGCCGGACAGCTCGCCGAAGATCGTGGCGGAGGTGATGCGCTACGACCGAGGCAGCGTGGACGAGAAGCGCGCGGCGATCGCGGAGCTGAAGCGGCAGCGCGCCTTCCGCCAGATCCTGAAACTTTACGCACTGGAAAAGAATACGGACACGCTCGCGATGCTGGAGGAAACGGTGCGCGGTGTGGCCGTGGAGGCCGCCCGGGATTGCCTGTCCAGCGAGCAGCCGGATCTGGCGGGGGCCTTCGCGTATCTCGACATGGCCCGCCCGGAGTCCCCGGAGCTGATGGCAAAGGCCGCGCTCCATCGGGCGACCGGTACGCTGGATCAGGAGCTGGAGAAGGCGAAGAATCTCGAAGGCGAGGCCGGCTCTCTCTGGCGCTATGCCCTGCTCGCCTGCGCCGGGCGTCTGCCGGAGGCCGCGGAGGAAGCGGAGAAGGCGGGGCTGGAACAGGCTGCAGCACGCCTTCATCTGCTGTCCGGCGATCCTTTGCCGTGGCTCCATACGGCCGGACCGGCACCACAGATGCAGGCAGCCGCGGGCTTCCAGCGCTATCGGGAATTCGCGATCCTGACTGCCGAGGGCAAGCCCATCCCGCCGGAGATCGGTCGCGAACTGCGACGGCAAGCTCGTGGCGGTGATGTGGAAGATCAGTCAAAGGAACTCCGTCTGCTGTTTTTGACCGGCGATGTGGCAGAGGCGGAGAAGCGTCTCGTGGAGCTGGATCCCTGCGCGGCATTCTACTACTTCGAGGCCACCGAACGGATCGAGGAGGCGCTGAAGGCGCTGGGGCTCGACCCGGAGAAGCCGGACTACAAGGGCTGGGCGGCCAAGCGCTTCCGCACGCTGCCGGATGAGGACAGCGAAGGCACCGAGGTCGGCGAACTCGCGACGCTCGGATATTTCCTGGAGCATCGCGGGCTCACTGCGGAACTGGATGATGCTTTCCTGGCGCCGCTTCTGGAGCTCAGCCAGGCGGATCAGGAAATCTACATCGGCACGTTGAACCGGCTTTTCCGCGGGCCATTCACCTACGTCAACAGCATCGCGACCGTGCAGCCTGTCTTGAAATCGGTGGCGCAGTTCGCGGGTGATGACGAGGTCCGCTGGGGGCTGGCGGTGTCGAATCTCTTCGACTTCCTCGACGACCCGGATCGCCTCTGGAGCTGGACGGCGAGGCTCGATCCAACGCTGGATCACACCGAGCGGCTGGAGTGGATGTGCCGCATCTTCGACTTGCTGCCGGATACGAAGGGAGACCGCGCCCGCTTCATCGACCTGTCATGGAAGGCGATCGAGAAGGAGGAGGCTGGCGCCCGTCGCCCGATGGTCGAGCTGATGACGTCGCTGGATGATCATCTGGGTGACAAGGAAAATACCCTGCGCTGCATCGAGGCCCTGGAGCTGAATGACAATATCTACATGCTGCGGCAAAAGGGCCGCGCTCAGGCAACGCTCGGCAAGTGGAAGGATGCCGCCGCGACCTGGATGAAGGTGGTGGAGACCGAGCCGTCCCAAGCCGTGGACCGCATCCGCGCGTCCATCTGCCTCCGCCTCTCCGGCGATGTGGAAGCTGCCGATGCCCAGGAAAAGCGGGCGGAGATGCTGGCTCTCGGCGAGGTGCAGACGCAATTCGGCTGCGCGGACGAGCTGGCGGTGGCGGGTGATTTCGAGCGTGCCTCCCGCTGGTGGATGCGGGCAGGAGCGGAGTGCACCCGGGGTGCCGCCTATTTCCCGGATCTGATGCCGCGCCTGGCCGACGATGCCCAGGCGAGGGGAGACTGGCGGATGATGGCCGCACTTTCCGAGGCGCAGGCTTTCAGCCAGGCATCCGCGAGCGGGGGAAACTATCGCATCTCTCCGACCTTTTCCATGTCGGCCTCACTGCAGGCGCGGATCGATGCCGGCGTCGCGCGGGCGATGGCCAACCTTCAGAAAGACCGCGCCGCTGCTTCCGCGGAGATCGAGCGCTGGGCGGCCTTGCCCTATGCCGAGAATGCGATGGCCGATCACTTCTTCGCGGCGATGCGTGTGGAAGGACTGACCAAGCTGCACGACGACATCTTCCAGCGCATGTGGACATCAGTGACGAAGCGCATCGAACAGTTCCCGGAGTGCGACAATAGCCGCAACTCCGCCGCCTGGCTGGCATCCCGCGCGAGCCGCAACCTCGACGAGGCGGAGGCGTTCCTGACGAAGGCACTGGAGCGACATCCACTCCAGGCTGCCTACCTCGACACGATGGCCGAGGTGGAATTCGCACGCGGCGACCGGGAGAAGGCGGTGGAGTTCTCCACCCGGTCCTTGAAAGGGGGTGCCCTCGATTTCCAATTGATCCGCCAGCACCGGCGCTTCGTGGAAGGACCCTTCCCGCCGAAATGA
- the glmS gene encoding glutamine--fructose-6-phosphate transaminase (isomerizing), with protein MCGIVGYIGKASAPSVLINGLRRLEYRGYDSAGLAILENGSIVVSKAPGKVAALNDKAHADWPAERFVKSSTGIAHTRWATHGPPTEVNAHPHLDESGDIALVHNGIIENYRSLRTRLEGKGQTFYSETDTEVLAHLIGDRYKGDLFQAVCDALSQVEGTFGIAVISAKEPGKIITARRGSPIVIGVGEGETIVASDASAIIAHTRQVIYLEDNDIAIVTADNIDIRDLNQVPVTREVNELGFDAAAAEKGGYDHFMLKEIHEQPDSLRNAIRGRLDFNLGSSVLSGMGTSPRDLAEIQRVVFVGCGTSLHAGLVGEYAIEDLADIHAEVQQAAEFRYRNPIIGSRDLVVAISQSGETADTLAAVREANQKGAFVMGLCNVVGSTIARETGRGVYLHAGPEISVASTKAFTCQVAVMLMMALKLGRGRRFSREEGMKFAKAIESIPDLVQKVIEQSDRIAAIAARYAQNEHAFFIGRGPMYPVALEGALKLKEISYIHAEGYHAAELKHGPIALLQEGTPVIALANDIPGKDKTLGNVEECRARGAKILGIVTEGDHEAAEFMDDVIEVPATHPLVATVPTVVALQLLAYHIANERGCEIDQPRNLAKSVTVE; from the coding sequence ATGTGCGGCATCGTCGGATACATCGGTAAAGCTTCTGCACCCAGCGTGCTCATCAACGGCCTGCGCCGTCTGGAATATCGCGGCTACGATTCCGCGGGTCTGGCCATCCTCGAGAATGGCTCCATCGTCGTCAGCAAGGCTCCGGGCAAGGTCGCGGCACTCAATGACAAGGCTCACGCGGATTGGCCGGCGGAGCGCTTCGTGAAATCTTCCACGGGCATCGCGCACACCCGCTGGGCCACCCACGGCCCGCCGACCGAGGTGAATGCCCACCCGCACCTCGATGAATCGGGCGACATCGCGCTGGTCCACAATGGCATCATCGAGAACTACCGTTCCCTGCGCACCCGCCTTGAGGGCAAGGGCCAGACCTTCTACTCGGAGACCGATACCGAGGTGCTAGCGCACCTGATCGGCGACCGCTACAAGGGCGACCTCTTCCAGGCGGTGTGCGACGCCCTGAGCCAGGTGGAAGGCACCTTCGGCATCGCCGTCATTTCGGCGAAGGAACCGGGCAAGATCATCACCGCGCGCCGCGGCAGCCCGATCGTCATCGGCGTGGGCGAAGGCGAGACCATCGTGGCCTCGGACGCCTCCGCAATCATCGCTCACACCCGCCAGGTGATCTACTTGGAGGACAATGACATCGCGATCGTCACCGCCGACAATATCGACATCCGCGACCTCAACCAGGTGCCAGTCACCCGCGAGGTGAATGAACTCGGCTTCGATGCCGCAGCCGCGGAGAAGGGTGGCTACGACCACTTCATGCTCAAGGAAATCCACGAGCAACCGGACTCCCTGCGCAATGCCATCCGCGGTCGCCTCGATTTCAATCTCGGCTCGTCCGTGCTTTCCGGCATGGGTACCTCGCCGCGCGATCTTGCGGAGATCCAGCGCGTCGTGTTCGTCGGTTGCGGCACTTCGCTCCACGCGGGACTGGTGGGTGAATATGCGATCGAGGATCTGGCTGACATTCACGCGGAGGTCCAGCAGGCCGCGGAATTCCGCTATCGTAATCCCATCATCGGCAGCCGTGACCTTGTCGTGGCGATCTCGCAATCCGGCGAAACGGCTGACACGCTGGCCGCGGTCCGCGAGGCAAACCAGAAGGGCGCTTTCGTCATGGGCCTGTGCAATGTCGTCGGCTCGACCATCGCCCGCGAGACCGGTCGCGGCGTCTATCTGCACGCCGGTCCCGAGATCTCGGTCGCCTCGACGAAGGCCTTCACCTGCCAGGTGGCGGTCATGCTGATGATGGCGCTGAAGCTCGGCCGCGGTCGTCGCTTCTCCCGCGAGGAGGGCATGAAATTCGCGAAGGCCATCGAGTCCATCCCGGATCTCGTGCAAAAGGTGATCGAGCAAAGTGACCGCATCGCCGCCATCGCCGCGCGCTACGCGCAGAACGAGCATGCCTTCTTCATCGGCCGTGGCCCGATGTATCCGGTGGCGCTGGAGGGTGCGCTGAAGCTGAAGGAAATCTCCTACATCCACGCCGAGGGCTATCATGCGGCGGAACTGAAGCACGGCCCGATCGCGCTCTTGCAGGAAGGCACGCCGGTCATCGCCCTTGCGAACGACATCCCGGGCAAGGACAAGACCCTCGGCAATGTCGAGGAATGCCGCGCCCGCGGTGCGAAGATCCTCGGCATCGTCACGGAAGGCGACCACGAGGCGGCGGAGTTCATGGATGATGTCATCGAGGTGCCGGCCACGCATCCGCTGGTCGCCACCGTTCCGACCGTGGTGGCGCTGCAACTTCTCGCCTACCACATCGCCAACGAGCGCGGCTGCGAAATCGACCAGCCCCGCAACCTGGCGAAGAGCGTGACGGTGGAGTGA